The following are encoded together in the Anoplopoma fimbria isolate UVic2021 breed Golden Eagle Sablefish chromosome 9, Afim_UVic_2022, whole genome shotgun sequence genome:
- the si:dkey-45d16.4 gene encoding scaffold attachment factor B1 isoform X2, with protein MERVVVEVPINNGFSLAGHSTTPRKRQVRFSARHDIILLREVIAQNPFASKEPGRIWARVGEIITAALQDENFEVDARRCRERTMLLLDYYKKQDFPSLRRFGTERLYAQKEDLLHEVLELEAEKGLLASGENIKYQDDELRKRAMEELTLPEQDKPNITITQTPSAEPEDGCEEMAGLSAAPMAKRPCQCCCQTYSEILSFLEKRSEAEQRLREEELALRREELEIQRSKITLERERLGAERKEKERRFELESQERQVILDLLKEKVLKG; from the exons ATGGAACGGGTAGTGGTGGAAGTGCCGATCAACAACG GTTTTTCCCTCGCCGGCCACTCCACGACCCCACGAAAGCGCCAGGTGCGCTTTTCAGCACGCCATGACATCATCCTGCTGCGTGAGGTTATTGCCCAGAACCCCTTCGCCTCCAAAGAGCCAG gacGGATCTGGGCCCGTGTGGGGGAGAtcatcactgcagccctccaagATGAAAACTTTGAGGTGGATGCCAGGAGGTGTAGGGAGAGGaccatgctgctgctggactACTACAAGAAACAGGACTTTCCCAGTCTGCGCAG ATTTGGAACGGAGAGATTGTACGCCCAAAAGGAAGATCTGCTCCATGAGGTTTTGGAGCTGGAGGCTGAGAAGGGGCTCCTGGCCAGCGGCGAGAACATAAAGTACCAG GATGATGAACTGAGAAAGCGAGCCATGGAAGAACTGACTCTACCAGAACAGGACAAACccaacatcaccatcacacaaacacccagtgcag AACCAGAAGACGGTTGTGAGGAAATGGCAGGGCTTTCAGCAGCGCCCATGGCCAAGAGGCCCTGCCAGTGCTGCTGCCAGACCTACTCTGAGATTCTCAGCTTCCTGGAGAAACGCTCGGAGGCGGAGCAACGGCTACGAGAGGAGGAGCTTGCCCTGCGCCGGGAGGAGCTGGAGATTCAAAGGA gTAAGATCACTCTGGAGAGGGAACGTCTGGGagctgaaagaaaagaaaaggaacgGAGATTTGAGCTGGAGAGCCAAGAGAGGCAGGTCATCTTGGACCTGCTCAAAGAAAAGGTGCTGAAAGGCTGA
- the si:dkey-45d16.4 gene encoding uncharacterized protein si:dkey-45d16.4 isoform X1 — protein sequence MERVVVEVPINNGFSLAGHSTTPRKRQVRFSARHDIILLREVIAQNPFASKEPGRIWARVGEIITAALQDENFEVDARRCRERTMLLLDYYKKQDFPSLRRFGTERLYAQKEDLLHEVLELEAEKGLLASGENIKYQDDELRKRAMEELTLPEQDKPNITITQTPSAAEPEDGCEEMAGLSAAPMAKRPCQCCCQTYSEILSFLEKRSEAEQRLREEELALRREELEIQRSKITLERERLGAERKEKERRFELESQERQVILDLLKEKVLKG from the exons ATGGAACGGGTAGTGGTGGAAGTGCCGATCAACAACG GTTTTTCCCTCGCCGGCCACTCCACGACCCCACGAAAGCGCCAGGTGCGCTTTTCAGCACGCCATGACATCATCCTGCTGCGTGAGGTTATTGCCCAGAACCCCTTCGCCTCCAAAGAGCCAG gacGGATCTGGGCCCGTGTGGGGGAGAtcatcactgcagccctccaagATGAAAACTTTGAGGTGGATGCCAGGAGGTGTAGGGAGAGGaccatgctgctgctggactACTACAAGAAACAGGACTTTCCCAGTCTGCGCAG ATTTGGAACGGAGAGATTGTACGCCCAAAAGGAAGATCTGCTCCATGAGGTTTTGGAGCTGGAGGCTGAGAAGGGGCTCCTGGCCAGCGGCGAGAACATAAAGTACCAG GATGATGAACTGAGAAAGCGAGCCATGGAAGAACTGACTCTACCAGAACAGGACAAACccaacatcaccatcacacaaacacccagtgcag CAGAACCAGAAGACGGTTGTGAGGAAATGGCAGGGCTTTCAGCAGCGCCCATGGCCAAGAGGCCCTGCCAGTGCTGCTGCCAGACCTACTCTGAGATTCTCAGCTTCCTGGAGAAACGCTCGGAGGCGGAGCAACGGCTACGAGAGGAGGAGCTTGCCCTGCGCCGGGAGGAGCTGGAGATTCAAAGGA gTAAGATCACTCTGGAGAGGGAACGTCTGGGagctgaaagaaaagaaaaggaacgGAGATTTGAGCTGGAGAGCCAAGAGAGGCAGGTCATCTTGGACCTGCTCAAAGAAAAGGTGCTGAAAGGCTGA
- the si:dkey-45d16.4 gene encoding uncharacterized protein si:dkey-45d16.4 isoform X3, which translates to MERVVVEVPINNGFSLAGHSTTPRKRQVRFSARHDIILLREVIAQNPFASKEPGRIWARVGEIITAALQDENFEVDARRCRERTMLLLDYYKKQDFPSLRRFGTERLYAQKEDLLHEVLELEAEKGLLASGENIKYQDDELRKRAMEELTLPEQDKPNITITQTPSAAEPEDGCEEMAGLSAAPMAKRPCQCCCQTYSEILSFLEKRSEAEQRLREEELALRREELEIQRRIWNQAKLK; encoded by the exons ATGGAACGGGTAGTGGTGGAAGTGCCGATCAACAACG GTTTTTCCCTCGCCGGCCACTCCACGACCCCACGAAAGCGCCAGGTGCGCTTTTCAGCACGCCATGACATCATCCTGCTGCGTGAGGTTATTGCCCAGAACCCCTTCGCCTCCAAAGAGCCAG gacGGATCTGGGCCCGTGTGGGGGAGAtcatcactgcagccctccaagATGAAAACTTTGAGGTGGATGCCAGGAGGTGTAGGGAGAGGaccatgctgctgctggactACTACAAGAAACAGGACTTTCCCAGTCTGCGCAG ATTTGGAACGGAGAGATTGTACGCCCAAAAGGAAGATCTGCTCCATGAGGTTTTGGAGCTGGAGGCTGAGAAGGGGCTCCTGGCCAGCGGCGAGAACATAAAGTACCAG GATGATGAACTGAGAAAGCGAGCCATGGAAGAACTGACTCTACCAGAACAGGACAAACccaacatcaccatcacacaaacacccagtgcag CAGAACCAGAAGACGGTTGTGAGGAAATGGCAGGGCTTTCAGCAGCGCCCATGGCCAAGAGGCCCTGCCAGTGCTGCTGCCAGACCTACTCTGAGATTCTCAGCTTCCTGGAGAAACGCTCGGAGGCGGAGCAACGGCTACGAGAGGAGGAGCTTGCCCTGCGCCGGGAGGAGCTGGAGATTCAAAGGA GGATCTGGAACCAGGCTAAACTAAA gTAA
- the LOC129095562 gene encoding phosphoribosyl pyrophosphate synthase-associated protein 1-like has product MPIRRFGGFKSLVSHSHSAPKLSYGLQKMNVSKSGYRVFSANSTTACTELAKKITERLGVELGKSSVYQEPNRETRVDVKESVRGQDIFIIQTIPSDVNTAIMELLVMAYALRTSCAKNIIGVIPYFPYSKQCKMRKRGSIVCKLLASMLAKAGLTHIITMDLHQKEIQGFFSFPVDNLRASPFLIQYIQEEIPDYRNAIIVAKSPSAAKRAQSYAERLRLGLAVMHGEAHHSELDMVDGRHSPPFSPPSSRTSQGHTGLELPLMMAKEKPPITVVGDVGGRIAIIVDDIIDDVEDFVAAAEILKERGAYKIYIMATHGLLSADAPRIIEESAIDEVVVTNTVPHEVQKLQCPKIKTVDVSMILAEAIRRTHNGESMAYLFRNITVDD; this is encoded by the exons ATGCCAATTAGGCGTTTTGGGGGGTTCAAGTCTCTGGtgtctcactctcactctgcTCCAAAGCTGTCCTACGgtttacagaaaatgaatgtctcAAAAAGTGGCTACCGTGTTTTTTCTGCCAACTCCACCACCGCCTGCACCGAGCTGGCCAAGAAGATCACAGA ACGCTTGGGTGTGGAGCTGGGCAAGTCGTCGGTTTATCAAGAGCCAAATAGAG agaCTAGAGTGGACGTGAAAGAGTCCGTCCGTGGACAAGACATCTTCATCATTCAGACCATTCCCAG CGATGTCAACACGGCCATCATGGAGCTGCTGGTTATGGCCTATGCCCTGAGGACATCCTGTGCCAAGAACATAATCGGAGTCATTCCCTACTTCCCTTACAGCAAGCAGTGCaagatgagaaagagaggatCCATTGTCTGCAAGCTGCTAGCATCCATGTTAGCTAAAGCTG GGCTAACGCACATCATCACCATGGACCTCCACCAGAAAGAAATCCAGGGCTTCTTCAGCTTCCCTGTAGACAACCTGAGAGCGTCCCCCTTTCTCATCCAGTACATCCAGGAAGAG atCCCAGACTACAGGAATGCCATAATTGTGGCAAAGTCCCCTTCAGCTGCCAAGAG AGCCCAGTCCTACGCTGAGAGGCTGCGACTCGGGCTGGCAGTGATGCACGGGGAGGCCCATCATTCAGAGCTGGACATGGTTGATGGACGACActctccccccttctctcccccctcgTCCCGCACCAGCCAAGGACACACTGGCCTGGAGCTGCCAT TGATGATGGCGAAGGAGAAGCCACCAATCACAGTCGTTGGAGATGTAGGAGGCCGAATCGCCATCATTGTT GATGACATCATAGATGACGTGGAGGACtttgttgcagcagcagaaaTCCTGAAGGAGAGGGGAGCCTACAAGATCTACATCATGGCTACACACGGCCTGCTGTCTGCCGATGCACCAAGAATAATAGAGGAGTCTGCCATCGATGAG GTGGTGGTGACCAACACTGTGCCTCATGAGGTGCAGAAGCTTCAGTGTCCAAAAATCAAAACCGTGGACGTCAGTATGATCCTGGCCGAGGCCATCCGGCGAACCCACAACGGAGAGTCCATGGCCTATCTGTTCCGCAACATCACTGTCGACGACtga
- the LOC129095563 gene encoding GTP-binding protein Rhes-like, translating to MSLEVKEKTQVRIVFLGAAGVGKTALIQRFLQDTFEPKHRRTVEEMHSKEYDIGGVKITVEILDTSGSYSFPAMRKLSIQNSDAFALVYALDDPESLEAVKSLRDEILEIKEDKYTPIVVVGNKSDKEQERQVSNKDVLSTVELDWNNSYLEASAKENTNVVEVFKELLQQTNLPSRLSPALRRRRETFPKDTNFRPPMNKTNSCILS from the coding sequence atgtcTCTGGAGGTGAAGGAGAAGACCCAGGTGCGAATAGTCTTTCTGGGGGCAGCAGGAGTGGGCAAGACAGCCCTGATCCAACGCTTCCTCCAAGACACGTTTGAGCCCAAACACAGGCGCACAGTGGAGGAGATGCACAGCAAGGAGTATGACATCGGTGGGGTCAAGATCACAGTAGAGATCCTGGACACCAGTGGCAGCTACTCCTTCCCGGCCATGCGCAAGCTCTCCATCCAAAACAGCGACGCCTTCGCACTGGTGTACGCCCTGGATGACCCCGAGTCACTGGAGGCTGTCAAGAGCCTCCGAGATGAGATCCTGGAGATCAAGGAGGACAAGTACACGCCGATCGTGGTGGTGGGGAACAAGTCAGACAAGGAGCAGGAGCGTCAGGTGTCCAACAAGGACGTGCTGTCAACCGTGGAGCTGGATTGGAACAACAGTTACCTGGAGGCGTCGGCGAAGGAGAACACCAACGTGGTGGAGGTGTTCAAGGAGCTCCTGCAGCAGACAAACCTTCCCAGCCGTCTCAGCCCCGCGCTGCGTAGACGCAGGGAGACCTTTCCAAAAGACACAAACTTTCGTCCGCCCATGAACAAGACCAACAGCTGTATTCTGTCCTAA